tggaggggaaaaaaaaaactgcctttaATGACATCTGGAATGGCAGAGGACCCTTTCCCAAGAGAAACAACCATAATCAgtggaaactatttttaaaaaacaaaacacttaaagCCTCTGAATATTACCCTAAAGACATACAACCAGAAGAatgttttacagaaaaaaagaaatttgctaAATACTGGTAAGAATATCCAGAGACTGTGGCACTTGAGCCACAAAGCTCTCCCAACCTGACCACTACAGCATCACTACAGGTGGGTGTGGCCAAGATCGCAGGGCTCTCCTTCCCTCCAGATCCCAGCCTCGGGCTACAGTATCGCTCCGGGAGATGGAGGGTATTCAGCGTTTCCTGTCCTCCTCAGCTCTGTGCTGCAGGAGCTCTCTTACAGGCAGTAGACAGGGAGAGATCTGGGGCTCCCTTTCCCCATCTATCCCCAATTCCTATGGTGGAGTTTCTATTCCAGGCACTGCAGCCTCAGAATAGAGTCCTGACATCCCTGTTTAACATTATTCACAGGGTAAAGGTTTTATGCCCTAGAGGCAAGCTCAGAGGATCATGAGCTACTGCCCTTGCCCAGAGCCCTGCTTGTACAGGAGAGATTTCCTTCTGAGGTCAGGCCACTGTCTCTGCCCTTATCCCAACTGCACAGCAGTGGTGCAGGAGATTGACCTAAGGGGAGAGGAAGGCAGTAAGAACTAAGAGCTGTGAGACTGTCCCCAAGGGGACAGGCTGAATTTGGAACAGAGAGTGGGGAAGTTTAAGCATAAGGCCACTTGAAAACAGTGGAAATTTGGGTAGGAAACATTAAGAAGAGTCTGGTAACAACAGACTAGAGCAACAATCTAAACTTCGACCAACTAATATTTTAACAGAGAGAATCAGGCAGAAAGACAGCTGAGGGGAGCCTCCTTGGGGCCAGATTAAACCTCAGAAAAAATGGCCTTAAAgatgattccatttttttaaaataaagtttttgcccctccctctcttccttcctgtctagctttttttcttctttaaatgtaaaaaacaccTTGGTACAgcagagacacacacacgcagGGCAGGTGGAAGGGCTGCATGTAAGGACTTGCCTTGGCTGCTGCCACTCTGTAACTTAATAGTTATAAACCTCAACTGAAGAGGTTTGACTGAGGCAGTAACTCAGGCCCTCCAGAGTCACTGGCTGGGAAGGTTCCAGAACCTCTGGCTGGTTCAGATCTCATAATGCCCCAGGGGCTGAGCTCACAGCAGTGGTGCAGTAGGGGCCCCTGAGCAGTGATAGTGAACACTGAGCCACTTGCTGAGTGGTGCCAACCTGGGCACTGATTGGCTCACCCTGCCCATCAGTGTGCCGGGTGGGGCAGATGCAACTGATGTAAGCTGTGttcacaacaaaatactagaataGTCAACTCATCAGCATATAAAAAGCATTATACACCATAACAAAATCggggttatcccaggaatgcaatgaaATAAATGTGATACGTCatattaattgaataaataaaaacaactacatgataatctcaatagatgcagaaaaaaattttgacaaaTTTAACCACCCTTTCATGACAAAAATACTCAGTAAGTTAGGAGTAAATGGAAACTTTCTCAACATGATAAAAAATATCTATGAAAAtaccacagctaacattatagtTAAAGGTGAGAGAAGAATACTAAACACTTTGAAAGCAAGAAGCAGACAGATAAAGGCAAGACATTTGACCCTTACAAGGTGCTCTTACATTGAAATTAAAGCACTAAGAATAGCTGATACAAAAAATGCATAATTGGCATCTACATGCTCACATAGTTTCTTTTATCAGCTATACAAACTGTTTGTTAAATGCCGGCCAAATAAATTATGCATATTAATCcacattaaataaaatgtgtatgtgtaaGTTTTCTGAGAAAAGTAAAATTgtgtaaaatataaacattataattattttaattttcatataggCTGTATGCATATGCatttatggttatttttaatttcagagtaCAATGTTTTCCATACCTAACCAGTTCTTGCTATAAGAACTAGTTACTTGACATATTATAGGCAGTAATGACTAGTAGTAATGGTATAACATTGAAGATGATATAAAAGATTCTCTTAAGAAAATTTGCAAACATCAAAGTGTGACAGAAATATtactatgcatttttttttaaattttgttatttatttattttttatttatttaatttttggctgtgttgggtcttcgtttccgtgcgagggctttctctagttgaggcaagcgggggccactcttcatcgcggtgcgcgggcctctcactatcgcggcctctgttgttgcggagcataggctccagacgcgcaggctcagcagttgtggttcacgggcctagttgctccgcggcatgcgggatcttcccagaccagggctcgaacccgtgtcccgtgcattggcaggcggactctcaaccactgcgccaccagggaagccccactatgtatttttaaaataaaaaaaacttacaCATAGATCATGTGAGTATAAATAACCATGTTGATTCTGTTGTTGGAGAAATTATCACTGTTCTacttaagaaatataaatatattgctAGAACTGTGTTCTTCtctaggaagaaaaggagaatgatTTGTTAATAGGTGGGGGGTAATTTTCCCTGATATTTATTAATAAAGCTTTTCTCTAAAGTAATGAATTAAGAATCTGAGACTATTTCATAGTAAACATCTTTGTTATCAGCTCCAAAGCAAACTGTATATGGTAGCCCAGTTGAAAGATTTCTCTAATTCTATATATGTGGCTTTTACAACCCTAATTTTCCCCTGAATTTGTTTTTCCTTGAGTATCAAGCTTCTTGAATCTTCTACTATTGAGAATATTTCTTACTaaagtaattataataattactaATTTGATAAAAACTATATGTTTTAGGATGCTAAGTTAAGAATTATTCTATATCATTAGTTTATTCAATATAATTAATTGTATTTGCATAAAtacaaaaaagtgaaaatgagaaaaacataattggAAAGCATTAAGCGCAGCTGTGTATTTAATGCAAGGTTTTTTTATGGCTATTTCTAGTCTAAGTGGGAAATAGTATATAAAAAATACCACCTGTGCAtacaaaagaattttaataattaaaataaatgacattttccatatatttgcaagtgattttttctggttttctaaaatatattaagataacccaaaattatgaaattataatCCAAGCTCCATAGCCCAAGATATGAGCATGTTATGTTTTTAAGCAGAACAAGAATacctatttttttaagtttatgctcaaaatattattttttgctcTGGTTTATGCTCTAACACTTGAATCATATTAATTATAGGTTTGCTAGACCTAATTTTACAAGAAAAAGTATaattaaaaatcagtattttcctccaattttcttttttttttttttttttaacacatatatGAAGTTATTAGACAGTTACAATCTGAGTGAGGGCTGGGCATCAGTAATATCATTGCATCAATGTTGAACCTCCAgcggaattccctggcggtccagtgcttaggactctgtgctttcactgccgtgggcctgggttcaatctgtggtggggaactaagatcctgtgatGGTGGGGGGCGGGGTCTGGTCCTCAGCTGGTCCCAGCAACATCTGGTTATATTGGCTCCAGCAGAACTTTAAGGACCATCAAGGACCCTCCCAAGACAACACCCAGGGACCCTCCCAGCCAGCAGGAAGGTCACACCTAGCCCTGGAGCAAGCAGGTTGTTGAGTCAGTGTGTGGGAGGGTCCCAGATCTTATCAGCAGCCCAGGAGGGTCCCAGCTTAGCCAGTAGGGAGAGGTGCAGCCGTGAGGACCTCTTAGAATCATCCTtccctggtttcaggacttaacgAAGCTCAGGTTCTtcatgtctcatcacagaaagaattcagtgtgaGACAAAGTAatgggtaagaagtggatttatttagagtgaaacacactccacagagtgtgggccatctcagaaggtgagaaaggcctcttatgttgtttttaatgtatagaatatggattgttatagactgaatgtgtaTGCTCCcctgaaaattcatatgttgaaactctacCCCCCATGTAATGGAATGAGGAGATGGGACTTGTGGGAAGTAACTAGGATTAGATGAGGtagtgagggtggagccctcttgaatgtgattagtgcccttataagagtcaGGAGAGAGCCTGATTCTTCTCTCTactctctaccatgtgaggatacaagaagTCATCAATCTGCATtctggaagagggtcctcaccagaatcTGACCATGCTGGCAGCTCAATATCCAATTTCCAGCCCCCAAAAATGTGAgatataaatttccattgtttataaaccactcaatctacatatattttatagtaGTGTGAACTGACTGAAATAGTGCCTTTCAAAAATAATACTCTTGTAAAGTCCTCAAGTAGAGGGTTAACAACTCAGTTCTAagtatttaaatttctctttaaattgtattttttctggctccaccacttagtTATCATGTGACCTTGGTCAAATTATGTTTCCCGTTCCTCAGTCACCTCATTTAGACACTATTTTAGACTGACGACAGAGTTTCAGAGCTTGGGTTATGGAGCCTGACTGCTGCACAAGTACCTAAGAACTCACAGGTAACTTGACTAAtctgagtgtgtgcatgtgtgtgtgagtgtgtgggttACTCATCAGCTTGGGCAATTTATGGGGATTTGTGAGACACACACTTAGAAAAGTTTGTCTTCTATACAAAAGATTACATTAATAACCATGTTTTTGGTATGTTTAAGTTCCTTGAAATGCTCTCGTGATCTCAGCTGACATTTTTGCTAGAGTTACATTGTAGAAAAATTATGTGACAGAATAAACTCATGCTTCAATAGCTAAAACTTACAGATTTGcttaaatggaaatataaaaatctatAGGAATTTAAATACTAATTTTGTGAAAAGACAGCTTTTATTGGAGCACATTCATctacttgcattttttttttagcagactTTTCAGTTCTGGAGGACTTTTATTTATCTATGTGCATTCAATACATTGTGTGTTTAGTATCAGTAAAGTTTTCTCCAAACCGACTGTCAGGTGATATGAATTTCAAATGAACTCAGCTTTCAATATGTCAATCACagtaataaagaaaagcaaaattcttCAAAACTGGGAAGCATCACAGTGGTATGTTCAAGATATTAACACTGAGACTAGgcttatttgttaattttattctgTCTATTACCTTTGTCATTGCTTACCTAACCATTGGGACCcaatataaaagacatttttcaaatatatggtTGATGGATAGTTAGATCATTTATGACAGTAGCTGATAGACCAAGAAGTAACATGGTAAAAGAACACTCATTTTCAGAAATTGCTGTAGCATAATGATGTTGTTGTAGTATCCCAAAGTGTAAGAAAACTATTGCTATGATTAGCATTCCATATCATTTTAAATGCATGATGACACAAGTTTTTCGGAATATGCTAGGTAAGGAGAATTTCAAAGCACTTCCTGATTTTTAactcaacttttaaatttttacaagttcaataaacatttaaaaaaatgatcctaAATAATTTTGTCTGATAATAGAGTATTGTCTGATGTCTTCAGGCAAATTTGATTAGCAGTTGCTTCATGCTGATCTTGATAAGTCATCACATTCAAAGCAGATGTGCTTTTCAATAATCCTAAATTTaaattctttcagttctttttttcctcctaaagtGTGTATGCTCTTCAGAAGCATTCAATTTCAtatcaacaaaaatatttaaatgcataAGTTAAAGAGTGTTCCTTTTAAATAAGCATTCTAAACTACTATGAGGCTAATTTTGAATGAGAAATGCTGCACTTTTGAAGAATAGCTATATCATTAATCTGTAATCAGCCATTGACATATTCATTTGTTCAAGAGACCAGCTGTTGGtaggacaattttcataaaattaagaaatcaatgTTATAACCATATGCAGTGTTTGATTTGATAAAGAGTAGAATTAGTAATAAAACTAGAGTGTAGTACTTCATAAAGAGATGACATTCATATAACCTTAACCCTTTacacaaataaatctgaaattaaaatgtttttttaacttagaaataatttttttcacctTCCAACATATGTTCTGAAAGTtctttatttgtgttttgtaGAGAAGTGATATCAGAAAAATGTAACTCCAAAGACAAAAAAGTGAGCTAATAAATATGTCCTTAGTATGAATATCTGTGACTAGGTTAAAATAAATCCAACAATAATTTACAcataaaattccatatataggtCATTTTGAGATAAGAtaattaccataataaaaaatgttttgataCAAAATACTTAATCTAATGATTTGAGTATATATTCTCAATTCTATTCATACAATTTAATTCATGCAAACTAAAGGTAAATTgtttaaatcaaaagaaaaataatttagaaatagaGATTATTTTGGAAATCAAATGAGTCAACACAGGGTGATAAATTATGTGTGATCTATTGTTATAGAAAGTAAACACAAATAATACACAAAATGACCTTTATTGTCTAGTTTTAATAACCTCTTTGAAGAAATCATAATCAGAGGACTTCTAAAAGTATCAATCAATTGTATACATGTAATTTAATAAGAAATATGAATACATGTGCACTCATAGATATCAAAAGGTTtgaaattcagttatttaatTCAAGCAGGTAGGAAAAATGTGATCACAGAATTATGATATAATTAGAATAATTGAATTACTTTGCTAGTTTAAATAAAAAGAGCTCTACAAATGTTGAGTATTTGATTTAAAATCAATTCTTTATGGAAAGAAAACCCTGTTCTAACAGGTTGTATGTTGAATAACAAAGGAAACATCTTCAATTTAGGTTTCTAAATTGGTTTTTACAGTTCTCcactaaaatatttaattgaaacACTTTAACACTTTGCATATATAAAGATGCACAAAACGTCAAATAAAATGACCATAAGCCTGCCTTGTTGAGCCTGTCCACAGCCTCTGTCACCACCAAATACAGCTTTATTAATGAGACCACTAGCTGAGGCAAGAAAATATCAAGCCTCACATACTGTATCTTCCTgttcacaggtttttttttcagtttcttcagcagtgagaaattaaggaaaacaatCACAGAGGAAACAAATCTCATCACAAATATACTTTTCTAAATGCCCTAAAACCTTAGCTTCAACCCTGTAATTTTGCAACTTCAATTTCCTTAATAATATAAGGGTAAAGTAAAATAAGCAAGCAGACAAAAACATAGCAgcaaattattttacattcttttaatgGAGATAAGGGGTCTCTTTCCTGCTCTTGAATTTGAGCAGGATTGCTACTGCTTTGATCAAAAAAAGATGGTGTTTTAAGTTCCAACTGTTCTCAGCACTCCACTTATTCTTCTGATTAAGTGGGGCGGGTCCCTCGGGGGTCAGAAGCCACCATGCTGAGGGCGGCGTGGAGGGCGCTGAGTCCGATTCGGACCCAGGCAGTGACCCAGGCCCCAGTCCTCGGGCTGCCGGGCGAAGGGTGCGCCAAGCTTCTCTCCGTCCAGCGGGACCTTCCCTCACGTCCTGGAGGTTTCATCCTCTGGGCCACCCGTGGATATGCCACCCAGAAACCAGTCCAGCCCAGCCATGAAGATGACCCACCCCCTTCTATGCTGCTCAAGGACTACCAGGACATCCCTGGAATTGAGAAGGTTGATGATGTCGTGAAAAAACTCTTATCTTTGGAAATGGCCAACCAGAAAGAGAAGCTAAAAATCAAGAAAGAGCAGCTGATGAACAAGGTCGAGGAAAACCCTAAGGACAACAGCTCCCTGGAGGCTCGAATCGTTGCCTTGACTGTCAAGATCCGCAGTTATGAAGAACACATGCAGAAACATCGAAAGGACGAAGCCCACAAGCGCTATCTGCTGCTGAGCATTGACCAGaggaaaaagatgctcaaaaacCTCCGCAAGACCAACTATGCTGTCTTTGAGAAGACATGCAGGGAGCTGGGGATTGAGTACACCTTTCCCCCTGTGTACTACCGAAAAGCCCACCACCGCTGGGTGACCAAGAAGGCTCTGTGCATTCGGGTTTTCCAAGAGGCTCAAAAGCTGAAGAAGCAAAAAAGGGCCTTAAAAGCTGCAGCTGCAGCAGCCCGGAAACAAGGCCAGAAGAACCCAGAGAgcccttccaaaactgaaccagagGCAATCAAAGAAAaccaataaatgttaaaattaaaaaaaaaaaaaaagatattttctgcCTTGCCTCATAGCCATGTATTTGGTAATAAGAATAGCAACTAAATTTTTTATACTGAATATCAATTTCTCAAATAGATAAATAGGCAAATGTATGAGGATTATAGATGGGGCCCCTTATAAGAAAGCTTTTGCCTTCTTAA
Above is a window of Balaenoptera acutorostrata chromosome 1, mBalAcu1.1, whole genome shotgun sequence DNA encoding:
- the LOC103013598 gene encoding 28S ribosomal protein S15, mitochondrial-like, with amino-acid sequence MLRAAWRALSPIRTQAVTQAPVLGLPGEGCAKLLSVQRDLPSRPGGFILWATRGYATQKPVQPSHEDDPPPSMLLKDYQDIPGIEKVDDVVKKLLSLEMANQKEKLKIKKEQLMNKVEENPKDNSSLEARIVALTVKIRSYEEHMQKHRKDEAHKRYLLLSIDQRKKMLKNLRKTNYAVFEKTCRELGIEYTFPPVYYRKAHHRWVTKKALCIRVFQEAQKLKKQKRALKAAAAAARKQGQKNPESPSKTEPEAIKENQ